From the genome of Glycine max cultivar Williams 82 chromosome 2, Glycine_max_v4.0, whole genome shotgun sequence, one region includes:
- the LOC100306609 gene encoding uncharacterized protein LOC100306609 precursor: MASNSASALYFLLCLSPITLLLSAFRAQAQSHAPAPTFKYCEKNADYAVKVSGVEILPDPVERGVPFTFKIPAYTPEPIQSGDLLYEISYAGIEAQPATFLHDLCEEAPCPVPAGNFVLVHTELLPPVTPPGTYNVKLNFKDHNDKLLTCIIFPFKIGSKSSVSAI; this comes from the exons ATGGCGTCTAACTCTGCTTCCGCTCTTTACTTCCTTTTATGCCTATCGCCCATCACTTTGCTTCTTTCTGCGTTTCGTGCTCAAGCTCAATCTCATGCTCCAGCTCCCACTTTCAAGTACTGTG AAAAGAATGCAGACTATGCTGTGAAGGTGAGTGGAGTGGAAATATTGCCTGACCCCGTGGAGAGAGGAGTGCCATTCACCTTTAAGATCCCAGCTTATACTC CTGAACCAATTCAAAGCGGGGACTTGTTATATGAAATTTCTTATGCTGGAATAGAAGCACAACCTGCTACATTTCTCCATGATCTCTGTGAGGAAGCACCATGCCCAGTACCTGCAGGCAACTTTGTGCTCGTTCACACCGAATTATTGCCTCCGGTTACCCCACCA GGCACCTATAATGTGAAGCTGAATTTTAAGGATCATAACGACAAGCTGTTAACTTGCATCATCTTTCCCTTCAAAATCGGTTCTAAATCTTCAGTGTCTGCTATCTAA
- the LOC100775767 gene encoding serine/threonine protein phosphatase 2A 59 kDa regulatory subunit B' gamma isoform has product MIKQIFGKIPRKPSKSSHNNSNGEGGFNDGFSLNSSSNNTLLKSNSVSSKSSSSCSVGSRSGNETIAQYYSNQSKKSAPTSGSVMASAAYEALPSFRDVPSSEKQNLFIRKLNMCCVVFDFNDPVKHLKEKDVKRQTLLELVDYVSSVNSKFNELAMQEMTKMVATNLFRALPSSNHDGNLEDMGEPDEEEHVLEPAWPHLQIVYEFLFRFVASPETDAKLAKRYIDHSFVLKLLDLFDSEDQRERDYLKTILHRIYGKFMVHRPFIRKAINNIFYRFIFETEKHSGIAELLEILGSIINGFALPLKEEHKLFLARALIPLHKPKCVALYHQQLSYCITQFVEKDVKLADTVVRGLLKYWPITNSAKEVMFLSELEEVLEATQAAEFQRCVIPLFRQIGRCLNSLHFQVAERALFLWNNDHIRNLILQNSKVILPIIFPAMEKNIRGHWNQVVQSLTMNVRKIFSDADQALFDECLKRFQEEEINDREKQEKRESIWKQLEDVAAANAVSNEAILVSRFVSSVAIATSANQLATAGG; this is encoded by the exons ATGATTAAACAGATATTCGGTAAAATTCCTCGCAAACCCTCAAAATCATCTCACAATAATTCAAACGGGGAAGGAGGGTTCAATGATGGTTTCTCACTGAACTCATCTTCTAATAATACCCTCTTGAAGTCCAATTCAGTTTCTTCAAAATCTTCAAGTTCTTGTTCAGTTGGGTCTCGTTCTGGGAATGAGACTATTGCTCAATACTATTCAAATCAATCTAAGAAATCAGCTCCTACTTCAGGTTCAGTAATGGCTTCGGCAGCTTATGAGGCTTTGCCTAGTTTCAGGGATGTTCCTAGCTCGGAGAAGCAGAATCTTTTTATCAGAAAGTTGAATATGTGCTGTGTTGTGTTTGATTTCAATGATCCTGTCAAGCATCTCAAAGAGAAGGACGTTAAGCGGCAAACTCTACTTGAgcttgttgattatgtttcgtCTGTGAATTCGAAGTTCAACGAGTTAGCGATGCAGGAGATGACGAAGATGGTGGCGACCAATTTGTTTCGTGCTCTGCCTTCTTCCAATCATGATGGAAATTTGGAAGACATGGGTGAGCCTGACGAAGAGGAACATGTTTTGGAACCGGCATGGCCTCATCTGCAGATTGTGTATGAATTTCTCTTCAGATTTGTGGCTTCACCTGAGACGGATGCTAAGCTTGCTAAAAGATACATTGATCATTCGTTTGTGTTGAAGCTGCTCGACCTTTTTGACTCAGAAGACCAAAGAGAGAGGGATTACCTGAAGACTATCCTCCACCGTATTTATGGAAAGTTCATGGTGCATCGGCCATTCATTAGAAAAGCCATCAACAATATCTTTTACAGGTTCATATTTGAGACAGAGAAACACAGTGGGATTGCAGAGTTGCTTGAAATATTGGGCAGCATAATTAATGGTTTTGCTTTGCCTTTGAAGGAAGAGCATAAGCTGTTTCTTGCCCGTGCGTTGATCCCGCTTCACAAGCCTAAGTGTGTTGCTCTTTATCATCAACAGCTTTCGTATTGCATAACTCAGTTTGTTGAGAAGGACGTCAAACTAGCCGATACTGTGGTAAGAGGCCTTTTGAAATATTGGCCGATAACTAATAGTGCAAAGGAGGTAATGTTCCTTAGTGAGTTGGAGGAAGTTTTAGAGGCAACTCAAGCAGCAGAATTTCAGCGATGTGTGATCCCACTATTTCGTCAAATTGGTAGATGCCTCAATAGCTTACACTTTCAG GTAGCTGAACGAGCACTGTTTCTGTGGAACAATGATCATATTCGAAATTTGATCTTACAAAACAGCAAAGTGATACTGCCTATAATCTTCCCTGCTATGGAGAAAAATATACGGGGCCATTGGAATCAAGTTGTTCAAAGCTTGACCATGAATGTTAGAAAAATATTCTCTGATGCTGACCAGGCACTTTTTGATGAATGCTTGAAGAGATtccaagaagaagaaatcaatgATAGGGAGAAGCAAGAGAAGCGAGAATCCATATGGAAACAACTGGAAGATGTTGCTGCAGCTAATGCTGTAAGCAATGAGGCCATCCTTGTCTCAAGATTTGTGTCCTCTGTTGCAATTGCTACCAGTGCTAATCAATTGGCAACTGCAGGTGGTTGA